One segment of Panicum virgatum strain AP13 chromosome 3K, P.virgatum_v5, whole genome shotgun sequence DNA contains the following:
- the LOC120699065 gene encoding probable pectinesterase/pectinesterase inhibitor 6: protein MMLAGRSCRLAVMALLLLPALLGDASSGSSGAVEPETQLSAAGCRGARQPPGGVPAAGTTWPPRADAVVAKEGGCGNDFACFTTIQQALKAAPDLVPCEKQRYVVLVKSGVSEEPFIKITRKNVMLLGEGADRTVITGSKSNGTQTLMDQTATVNVDPSEEPQY, encoded by the coding sequence ATGATGTTAGCAGGCAGGAGTTGCAGGCTGGCCGTGATggccctgctgctgctccctgcGCTGCTTGGTGAtgccagcagcggcagcagcggcgccgtcGAGCCCGAGACCCAGCTGTCTGCTGCGGGGTGCCGCGGTGCTCGCCAGCCgcccggcggcgttccggcggcggGCACTACTTGGCCTCCGCGTGCGGATGCCGTTGTGGCAAAGGAGGGAGGCTGCGGCAACGACTTCGCCTGCTTCACGACGATCCAACAAGCTCTTAAGGCAGCACCGGATCTCGTGCCATGCGAGAAGCAGCGCTACGTTGTCCTCGTCAAGTCCGGCGTCTCTGAGGAACCGTTCATCAAAATAACAAGGAAAAACGTCATGTTGCTCGGGGAGGGAGCTGACAGGACCGTGATAACTGGGAGTAAGAGCAACGGCACGCAAACCCTCATGGACCAGACAGCGACCGTCA